A DNA window from Prevotella intermedia ATCC 25611 = DSM 20706 contains the following coding sequences:
- a CDS encoding DUF3127 domain-containing protein has translation MELQGRVIAVLEPREGTSARGPWKSQEYVIETHDQYPRKMVFNIFGADRIDQFAIKAGEEIIVSFDIDAHEYNGRWFNNIRAWNIQRVDAAAAQAASVPPAAAPQAPAGGSQEPFPPAASDSAADDLPF, from the coding sequence ATGGAATTACAAGGAAGAGTCATTGCAGTATTAGAGCCACGCGAAGGAACATCGGCACGTGGTCCGTGGAAATCACAAGAGTATGTAATCGAAACACACGACCAATATCCAAGAAAAATGGTCTTCAACATCTTTGGTGCCGACCGTATCGACCAGTTTGCCATCAAGGCTGGCGAAGAAATCATCGTAAGTTTCGACATCGATGCCCACGAATACAACGGCAGATGGTTCAACAACATACGTGCGTGGAACATTCAGAGAGTTGATGCCGCAGCTGCACAGGCTGCCAGTGTGCCACCCGCTGCTGCGCCACAAGCACCAGCAGGCGGAAGTCAGGAACCATTCCCACCCGCTGCATCAGACAGCGCAGCCGACGACCTACCGTTCTAA
- the dnaN gene encoding DNA polymerase III subunit beta, whose translation MRFTISSTALSSRLLSLSRVINSKNSLPILNCFIFDAQNGQLAITASDSENVVRMSMNLDALEGEGKFAVNNHNILDAVKELPEQPLTVDVNMDEHTIYISYQNGSYNFPILEADEFPIPQPISADATNITLSAEVLVENITRSLFATAQDELHPVMNGVYFDLTADSLAVVATDGHKLVRNRVFSVKSDVPAAFILPKKPAALLKGFIAKDGGDVVVRFDARSAEFSFGEGILICRLIDGKYPNYNSVIPENNPYQITIDRKSLIGAIRRVLPFASDSSQLIRFHIANGQLDLSAEDIDFATSAKESMTCTYEGNPMNIGFKGSSILEILGNLQSDEVNIQLADPSRAGLVVPAEQPEGENVLMLVMPVLLND comes from the coding sequence ATGAGATTTACTATTTCAAGCACTGCCTTGAGCAGTAGATTGCTGTCGCTTTCACGTGTTATCAACAGCAAAAATTCTTTGCCAATACTAAATTGTTTCATATTTGACGCGCAAAATGGTCAGCTCGCAATCACTGCTTCGGATAGCGAGAACGTTGTACGTATGTCGATGAATCTTGACGCACTCGAGGGCGAGGGCAAATTTGCAGTAAACAACCACAATATTCTCGATGCCGTAAAGGAACTTCCCGAGCAGCCACTCACAGTAGATGTGAATATGGACGAACACACCATTTACATCAGCTATCAGAATGGTTCATACAATTTCCCTATCTTGGAGGCAGACGAGTTTCCTATTCCACAACCCATTTCTGCTGACGCAACAAACATTACGCTGAGTGCAGAAGTGTTGGTAGAAAACATTACACGCTCGCTTTTCGCTACTGCGCAAGACGAGCTTCACCCTGTGATGAACGGCGTTTACTTCGACCTCACGGCTGACAGTCTGGCTGTTGTGGCTACCGACGGACACAAGTTGGTGCGCAACCGTGTGTTCTCTGTGAAGAGCGATGTTCCCGCAGCTTTCATCTTGCCAAAGAAACCTGCAGCATTGCTGAAGGGCTTCATAGCAAAAGACGGTGGCGACGTGGTGGTTCGCTTCGACGCTCGTTCGGCTGAATTTTCGTTCGGAGAGGGCATTTTGATTTGCCGACTCATTGATGGAAAGTATCCGAACTACAACAGCGTGATTCCAGAAAACAACCCTTACCAAATCACCATCGACCGCAAGTCGCTCATTGGTGCTATTCGCCGTGTGCTGCCATTCGCAAGCGATTCTTCACAGCTCATTCGCTTCCACATTGCAAACGGACAGTTAGACCTCAGCGCAGAAGACATCGACTTCGCAACAAGCGCAAAGGAAAGTATGACTTGCACGTACGAAGGCAACCCAATGAACATTGGCTTCAAGGGCAGCAGCATCTTGGAAATACTGGGCAACCTGCAAAGCGACGAAGTAAATATACAGCTGGCAGACCCATCACGTGCAGGGCTCGTTGTTCCTGCAGAGCAGCCAGAAGGCGAAAACGTGCTTATGCTCGTTATGCCTGTATTGCTCAACGATTAA
- a CDS encoding 3'-5' exonuclease: MLLNLTKPLIVFDLETTGLDLVKDRIIQLSYIKVFPDGKEERENLFINPEKEIPQEVEELTGITNDDVAAAPTFKEKAAELANKFTGCDFAGFNSNRFDIPLLAEEFLRAGVDFDFSKCRLIDAQNIYHKMERRNLAAAYEFYCGRKMEDDFTAHKADEDTEATWRVLQGQIKMYSAENQDEPERILNNDMGELAEFSRMNDNVDFAGRIVWKDVTDKDGNTLLDEHGQPRRHEVFNFGKYRGWDVAEVLRRDPGFYSWILANDFTYNTKQVLTRIRLREFNNR; the protein is encoded by the coding sequence ATGTTACTGAACTTAACAAAACCCTTGATAGTTTTCGATTTGGAAACGACAGGGCTCGACCTTGTAAAAGACCGCATCATACAATTATCGTATATAAAGGTATTCCCCGATGGGAAAGAAGAAAGAGAAAACCTTTTCATCAACCCTGAGAAAGAAATTCCGCAAGAAGTAGAAGAACTTACAGGCATCACCAACGACGACGTGGCTGCCGCACCAACGTTCAAAGAAAAGGCAGCCGAACTGGCAAACAAGTTCACGGGCTGCGACTTTGCAGGTTTCAATTCCAACCGTTTCGACATTCCGTTGTTGGCAGAAGAATTTCTGCGGGCAGGCGTAGACTTCGATTTCTCGAAGTGCCGACTCATCGATGCACAAAACATTTACCACAAAATGGAACGCCGCAACCTTGCCGCTGCCTACGAATTTTACTGTGGCAGAAAGATGGAAGACGACTTCACAGCCCACAAAGCCGACGAAGACACCGAAGCAACGTGGCGTGTACTGCAAGGACAGATTAAGATGTATTCTGCTGAAAACCAAGACGAACCAGAACGCATACTGAACAACGACATGGGCGAACTGGCAGAGTTCTCGCGTATGAACGACAATGTAGACTTTGCAGGGCGTATCGTTTGGAAAGATGTTACCGACAAAGACGGCAACACCTTGCTCGACGAACACGGACAGCCACGTCGCCACGAAGTGTTCAACTTCGGCAAATACCGTGGTTGGGACGTGGCAGAAGTGCTGCGCAGAGACCCTGGTTTCTACAGTTGGATATTGGCAAACGACTTCACCTACAACACCAAACAAGTGCTTACACGCATTCGCCTTCGCGAATTTAACAATCGATAG
- the coaBC gene encoding bifunctional phosphopantothenoylcysteine decarboxylase/phosphopantothenate--cysteine ligase CoaBC, with the protein MLKGKKIVLGITGSIAAYKSCLIIRQLVRQGAEVQVVITPSGKEFITPITLSALTQKPVISDFFSQRDGTWHSHVDLGLWADAMLIAPCTAATLGKMCHGIADNMLVTTYLSMKAPVFIAPAMDLDMYKHTSTQENIDTLKRRGNHIIEAGSGFLASGLEGKGRMEEPEAIVAFLDQYFDNNTVATQDLEGKNVLITAGPTYEKIDPVRFIGNYSSGKMGFALAEECFKRGANVTLVAGPVHIACSEGINRIDVESCEQMYEACQQAFPAATVAILCAAVADFKPLSFSDTKIKREKDNLHIDLQPTHDIAAALGQQKTSQQRIVAFALETNNEETNASAKLVKKNADFIVLNSTRNAGTTFQTDDNQITIISKGGKKEYEKKRKHLVARDIIDELVSIL; encoded by the coding sequence ATGCTCAAAGGAAAGAAAATCGTTCTCGGCATCACAGGTTCTATTGCCGCATATAAAAGTTGTCTTATCATTCGTCAACTCGTAAGGCAGGGTGCAGAAGTTCAAGTGGTCATAACGCCCAGTGGAAAAGAGTTCATCACCCCTATCACACTGTCGGCACTGACACAGAAACCAGTCATCAGCGATTTCTTTTCTCAACGCGACGGCACGTGGCACTCGCACGTAGACCTCGGCTTATGGGCTGATGCTATGCTCATTGCGCCCTGCACAGCCGCAACATTGGGCAAGATGTGCCACGGAATAGCCGACAATATGCTCGTTACGACCTACCTTTCCATGAAGGCTCCTGTGTTCATCGCCCCCGCAATGGACCTCGATATGTACAAACATACCTCTACGCAAGAGAACATCGACACGCTGAAACGCAGAGGAAACCACATTATAGAAGCAGGTAGTGGTTTCTTGGCAAGCGGCTTGGAAGGCAAGGGACGCATGGAAGAACCCGAAGCCATTGTGGCTTTTTTAGACCAATACTTCGACAACAACACCGTTGCCACACAAGATTTGGAGGGAAAAAACGTGCTGATAACAGCAGGGCCTACATACGAAAAGATAGACCCTGTACGTTTTATAGGTAACTACTCGTCGGGAAAGATGGGCTTTGCCCTTGCCGAAGAGTGTTTCAAGCGTGGTGCCAACGTTACACTCGTGGCTGGACCTGTACACATAGCGTGCTCGGAAGGCATCAACCGCATCGATGTAGAAAGCTGCGAGCAGATGTACGAAGCCTGTCAGCAAGCCTTTCCTGCTGCCACCGTCGCCATATTGTGCGCTGCCGTGGCTGATTTCAAGCCTCTGAGCTTCTCCGATACGAAGATTAAGCGAGAAAAGGACAACCTGCACATCGACCTGCAGCCCACTCACGACATTGCAGCCGCTTTGGGACAACAGAAGACAAGCCAACAACGCATCGTCGCTTTCGCATTGGAAACAAACAACGAGGAAACAAATGCTTCGGCAAAGTTGGTGAAAAAGAATGCCGATTTTATCGTGCTGAACTCCACACGCAATGCCGGCACGACCTTCCAGACGGACGACAACCAAATAACTATTATTTCAAAAGGAGGAAAGAAAGAATATGAAAAGAAGCGTAAACACTTGGTGGCTCGCGACATTATTGACGAGCTGGTTTCTATTCTTTAA
- a CDS encoding DUF4835 family protein, translated as MKRSVNTWWLATLLTSWFLFFNNHATAQELQAKITINHNQIQGTDKSVFENLQQTLEQFVNERQWTNLKFQKNERIVCNFNITVTKYDQSSNAFTCTALIQANRPIYNSAYTSTLFNIKDGDFNFEFAQFDQIEFNEENIDNQLTALFGYYAYLIIGLNLDSFAPMGGEDILQRCMNLTNNAQNLSFTGWKAFENSKNRFAIINDYLDGGMKPFRQLQYDYYRTGLDEMANSPERGRTNITTALQNDLKKAHEDKPMSMLPQIWTDYKKDELANIYYKKGTQKEKEAVYEILFGINASQNASWDKIKQ; from the coding sequence ATGAAAAGAAGCGTAAACACTTGGTGGCTCGCGACATTATTGACGAGCTGGTTTCTATTCTTTAACAACCACGCCACAGCGCAGGAGTTGCAAGCAAAGATAACCATCAACCACAACCAGATACAGGGTACCGACAAGTCGGTGTTCGAGAACTTGCAGCAAACCCTCGAACAGTTTGTGAACGAACGACAGTGGACTAACCTCAAGTTCCAAAAGAACGAACGCATTGTTTGCAACTTCAACATCACCGTTACAAAATACGACCAAAGCAGCAACGCCTTCACCTGTACGGCACTCATACAGGCGAACCGACCTATTTACAACTCGGCATACACCTCTACATTGTTCAACATTAAGGACGGCGACTTCAACTTCGAGTTTGCACAGTTCGACCAAATAGAATTCAACGAAGAGAACATCGACAACCAACTCACTGCCCTCTTCGGCTACTACGCTTACCTCATCATCGGCTTAAACCTCGATTCGTTTGCGCCTATGGGCGGCGAAGACATTCTGCAACGCTGCATGAACCTTACCAACAACGCACAGAACCTTAGCTTTACAGGTTGGAAAGCATTTGAAAACTCGAAAAACCGCTTCGCCATCATCAACGATTACCTCGACGGAGGTATGAAACCCTTCCGCCAATTGCAATACGACTACTACCGAACGGGCTTGGACGAAATGGCAAACAGTCCCGAACGAGGCAGAACAAACATAACAACGGCGTTGCAAAACGACTTGAAAAAGGCACACGAAGACAAGCCTATGAGTATGTTGCCACAGATTTGGACAGACTATAAGAAGGACGAGCTTGCCAATATATACTACAAAAAGGGCACGCAAAAGGAAAAAGAGGCTGTCTACGAAATTCTTTTCGGCATCAATGCAAGCCAAAACGCATCGTGGGACAAGATTAAACAATAA
- the recN gene encoding DNA repair protein RecN produces the protein MLKHLYIKNFTLIDQLDIDFRNGFSVISGETGAGKSIILGAIGLLLGNRADSKQIKQGEKKCVIEATFSLPKGAFDTFFTDNNIDFDADETILRREVGSNGKSRAFINDTPVALNLMREVGDQLVDIHSQHQNLLLQKEDFQLNVIDILAANDKDMAAYKATFKAYKDAEKRLEQIRKQLKENAENEEFMRFQHEELSSANLQEGQQEELETESKTLSHAEDIKASLYNADNALNEDETGAVKQLKSAAETIAGIANVFPKAEELCNRLDTAYIEVKDIAEEVSRATGDIDFDPNRLDYINEQLDKIYHLEKKFHVETIAELLAIQAELKQKLDGIDNSDELLKEAEQELAAKQADCTTQAALLTKGREKAAKAIQKEMKEKLVPMGIPNVQFDIQFEPKPLAADGADKVQFLFSANRNNPLQPIAQVASGGEIARVMLSLKAMISGAVKLPTIIFDEIDTGVSGKIAQQMAFVMQQMGSNNKQVISITHLPQIAALGTTHYKVEKRDTPTGTTSQLRELTTDERVAEIAQMLSGSDISEAALQNARELLNSNQPS, from the coding sequence ATGCTCAAGCATCTTTATATAAAGAACTTCACGCTCATCGACCAATTAGACATCGACTTTCGCAACGGTTTCTCCGTTATCAGTGGCGAAACGGGTGCAGGAAAGAGCATTATTCTTGGGGCTATCGGCTTGCTCTTAGGCAACAGAGCCGATAGCAAACAGATAAAGCAAGGCGAGAAAAAATGCGTCATCGAAGCTACGTTCAGTCTGCCAAAAGGTGCATTCGACACGTTCTTTACCGATAACAACATCGACTTCGATGCCGATGAAACCATTCTCCGACGCGAAGTTGGCAGCAACGGAAAATCACGTGCATTCATCAACGACACGCCTGTTGCACTGAACCTGATGCGCGAAGTGGGCGACCAATTGGTGGATATACATTCGCAACACCAGAATTTGCTTTTGCAGAAAGAAGACTTCCAGCTCAACGTTATCGACATATTGGCTGCCAACGACAAGGATATGGCAGCCTACAAAGCCACTTTCAAGGCGTATAAAGATGCTGAAAAAAGGTTGGAACAGATAAGAAAGCAACTGAAAGAGAACGCTGAAAACGAAGAGTTTATGCGTTTTCAGCACGAAGAACTATCAAGTGCGAACCTGCAAGAAGGGCAGCAAGAGGAACTCGAGACCGAAAGCAAGACTCTCTCGCACGCAGAAGACATCAAGGCATCGCTCTACAATGCCGACAATGCACTGAACGAAGACGAGACTGGAGCGGTGAAACAACTAAAGTCTGCCGCCGAAACCATAGCGGGCATAGCCAACGTTTTTCCTAAAGCCGAAGAACTTTGCAACCGCCTCGACACCGCTTATATAGAGGTGAAGGATATTGCCGAGGAGGTGAGCAGGGCGACAGGCGACATTGATTTCGACCCCAACAGATTAGATTACATCAACGAGCAGTTGGATAAAATCTATCATCTTGAAAAGAAATTCCACGTAGAAACCATCGCAGAGCTGCTCGCCATACAAGCCGAACTGAAGCAAAAGTTAGACGGAATAGACAACAGCGACGAACTTCTGAAGGAAGCCGAGCAGGAACTTGCTGCGAAACAAGCCGACTGCACCACGCAGGCTGCCCTACTGACCAAGGGCAGAGAGAAAGCTGCAAAGGCTATTCAGAAGGAGATGAAAGAAAAACTCGTGCCTATGGGCATACCCAACGTGCAGTTCGACATTCAGTTCGAGCCAAAGCCACTGGCTGCCGACGGTGCCGACAAGGTGCAATTCCTTTTCTCTGCCAACCGCAACAATCCGCTGCAACCCATTGCACAAGTGGCTTCGGGTGGCGAAATAGCCCGCGTTATGCTCTCACTAAAGGCGATGATAAGCGGTGCTGTAAAGCTGCCAACCATCATTTTCGACGAGATAGACACAGGCGTAAGCGGCAAGATTGCCCAGCAAATGGCTTTCGTAATGCAGCAGATGGGCAGCAACAACAAGCAGGTAATCTCCATAACACACCTTCCGCAGATTGCAGCATTGGGCACAACGCACTATAAAGTGGAGAAACGCGACACGCCAACAGGCACCACCAGTCAGCTAAGAGAACTGACAACCGACGAAAGAGTGGCTGAAATAGCACAGATGCTCTCTGGTTCAGACATTTCGGAAGCAGCCTTGCAGAATGCCCGAGAACTATTAAACAGCAACCAACCCTCGTAA
- a CDS encoding trypsin-like peptidase domain-containing protein yields MKRTKIFFLFLTLCFGIATTAKAQSSAVKKAANATFTLTTFDAKGSILSTTNGVFVSTDGIGISTWQPFAGAAKAVIIDNNGQKYDVEAMLGANEIYDLAKFKVNAKTTAAPFASSIDANTTAWVVIPAKAGDPIKASVSKVEKFMEKYNYCVLTTSAPEKNNGAPLLNDKGQLVGIYNNSGTLQSATDARYANDFALVGLSQNDPTLLQCGIRIGLPQSVDEAILALMLSAAKNDEIRTATINDFLQKFPALNNGYIALATNLFGKGDIGEAEKVLLQAIAKVKAKDEAHYNYARLMYQGAVTAALTEKAKAQGWTLDKAMSQANEAYKLNPAPIYKHLQAQITYAKGDYQKAYQDFEALTKTQLKNPELYLEMAQCQENLNGNNEEILSLLNKSIELCDTPYTQTAAPYFLARAQQLDKMGKYREAIKDFYAYEYLYGSILEANFYYIREQCEVKGKLWQQALQDILIATRLDPAEPIYCAEAGSLLLRLNKLEEAILAAQQAVALKADYAEAYLILGIAQCRNNQKQEGIANIEKAKSLGNPQADTFLNQFQ; encoded by the coding sequence ATGAAAAGAACAAAGATATTTTTCCTATTCCTCACCCTCTGTTTCGGCATCGCCACAACGGCGAAAGCGCAGTCTTCAGCAGTGAAGAAGGCTGCCAACGCCACCTTTACGCTTACCACATTCGACGCTAAAGGCTCTATCCTCTCTACTACGAACGGTGTCTTCGTTTCTACCGACGGTATCGGCATCAGCACGTGGCAGCCATTTGCAGGAGCAGCCAAAGCCGTAATCATCGACAACAACGGACAGAAATACGATGTGGAAGCAATGCTCGGTGCCAACGAGATATACGACTTGGCTAAGTTCAAGGTAAATGCAAAAACCACTGCTGCCCCATTCGCATCTTCCATTGATGCAAACACAACCGCCTGGGTGGTGATACCTGCCAAGGCGGGCGACCCAATAAAAGCCAGCGTAAGCAAGGTGGAAAAGTTTATGGAGAAATACAACTACTGCGTACTCACCACCTCTGCACCCGAAAAAAACAACGGTGCGCCCCTGCTGAACGACAAGGGACAGCTCGTAGGCATATACAACAATTCGGGCACATTGCAAAGCGCAACCGATGCCCGCTACGCCAACGACTTCGCATTGGTAGGACTTTCGCAGAACGACCCCACCCTACTGCAATGTGGAATCAGAATCGGACTGCCCCAATCTGTCGACGAAGCCATTCTCGCACTGATGCTGTCGGCTGCAAAGAACGATGAAATAAGAACAGCCACCATAAACGATTTCCTTCAGAAATTTCCTGCACTGAACAACGGCTACATCGCCTTGGCAACCAACTTGTTCGGCAAAGGCGACATCGGCGAGGCAGAAAAGGTGCTGCTCCAAGCCATTGCGAAGGTGAAGGCAAAGGACGAAGCCCACTACAACTATGCCCGCCTGATGTATCAAGGAGCCGTAACGGCAGCACTGACAGAAAAGGCTAAGGCGCAAGGGTGGACGTTAGACAAGGCGATGAGCCAAGCCAACGAAGCCTACAAACTGAACCCTGCACCCATCTACAAGCATCTTCAAGCGCAGATTACATACGCAAAGGGCGACTATCAAAAAGCGTATCAAGACTTCGAGGCACTCACAAAAACACAACTAAAGAACCCCGAGCTCTATTTAGAAATGGCACAATGTCAGGAGAATCTCAACGGCAACAATGAAGAAATACTATCGCTTCTGAACAAGAGCATCGAACTTTGCGACACACCCTACACACAAACCGCAGCCCCATACTTCCTTGCACGTGCCCAGCAATTAGACAAAATGGGCAAATATCGCGAAGCAATAAAAGACTTTTACGCCTACGAATATCTTTATGGTAGCATCTTGGAAGCCAACTTCTACTACATTCGCGAACAATGCGAAGTAAAAGGAAAGCTCTGGCAACAAGCCCTACAAGACATCTTGATAGCCACCCGCCTCGACCCAGCAGAACCCATCTATTGTGCCGAAGCAGGCAGCCTACTCCTCCGACTCAACAAACTCGAAGAAGCAATCTTAGCCGCCCAGCAAGCCGTAGCACTGAAGGCAGACTACGCCGAAGCCTATCTGATACTCGGAATAGCCCAGTGCAGAAACAACCAAAAGCAAGAAGGCATTGCCAACATAGAGAAAGCAAAAAGCTTAGGCAACCCTCAAGCCGACACTTTCCTGAACCAATTCCAGTAA
- a CDS encoding DUF6941 family protein, whose translation MMVDIFTLCDSAQDYNGKLVICGAFNILKLNSIPSNIVDLTIVSRFSFEKKGDDEIEVEVGIKKYKTEEFLIKPIKTKLKQNEIKGQFVSSNMIINIRGIAVTSAGEYTAYIKIGENMHTSMLKIS comes from the coding sequence ATGATGGTTGATATTTTTACATTATGTGATAGCGCACAAGATTATAATGGAAAGTTAGTTATCTGTGGTGCATTTAATATTTTAAAACTAAATAGTATTCCTAGCAATATAGTAGATCTTACAATTGTTAGTCGTTTTTCTTTTGAAAAAAAGGGGGATGATGAGATAGAAGTTGAAGTTGGGATTAAGAAATATAAAACAGAAGAATTTCTAATAAAACCAATTAAAACGAAATTAAAACAAAATGAAATTAAGGGACAATTTGTCTCATCAAATATGATCATAAATATACGTGGGATAGCTGTGACTTCTGCGGGCGAATATACTGCTTATATAAAAATAGGAGAAAATATGCACACTTCTATGTTAAAGATATCATGA
- a CDS encoding HigA family addiction module antitoxin, which yields MASLGYGYYPTHPGEVLKDELEARGISQRKFADSIGMGYSVLNEILNGRRSLSTTSALMFEAALGISADSLMKLQLKYNMQTARKDKTLADKLKEIARVAAVL from the coding sequence ATGGCAAGTTTAGGTTATGGCTATTATCCGACACACCCTGGTGAGGTGCTGAAGGACGAACTCGAAGCAAGAGGTATCTCGCAACGCAAATTTGCAGATAGTATCGGTATGGGATATTCCGTATTGAATGAAATACTGAATGGGCGTCGCTCGTTGAGTACTACCTCAGCCTTGATGTTCGAAGCGGCATTAGGCATTTCAGCAGATTCATTGATGAAACTGCAACTCAAATACAATATGCAGACTGCAAGGAAAGATAAGACACTGGCAGACAAATTAAAAGAGATAGCACGAGTGGCAGCAGTATTGTAA
- a CDS encoding DNA/RNA non-specific endonuclease, which translates to MKKNIFISLALLLSMAATAQSQKQKLTITTKLGKVHTYIMGESMDSLRILKDVGIKVYPKGTRVSEDYLFSQITTYTLVNEPTPNPDPSGKNVNRNTAVDLKKNPEGWRLEFPRFYQGTNNIYEVTHSTTEGGERMINYSVEWDGILKANRWTCYEMYNKIMQKNVERKNDFKQDPDIPSDVQTTLKDYSGSGFARGHLCPSGDRLYSREQNKQTFYLSNMQPQIQGHNGGIWQQLEDKVRSWAGNCDTLYVVKAATIDKAEHICNEADLKEIANKEKKPKKLHFPGIVPKYFYMALMAYDKKTNTYRALGIWSPHYNGSEPEYITIEELQRRTGIDFFCNLDDEIEKAVESTVDSNYWGIIKSLPAFFFE; encoded by the coding sequence ATGAAGAAAAATATATTTATTTCGCTGGCACTGCTACTTAGCATGGCTGCTACGGCACAAAGCCAGAAACAGAAACTCACCATTACCACGAAGCTCGGAAAGGTGCACACCTACATTATGGGCGAGTCTATGGACAGTCTCCGTATTCTCAAAGATGTGGGCATCAAGGTCTATCCTAAGGGAACAAGGGTGTCGGAAGACTATCTCTTCTCGCAGATAACCACCTATACACTCGTCAATGAACCCACTCCCAACCCCGACCCATCGGGCAAAAACGTGAACCGCAATACCGCTGTCGACTTGAAAAAGAACCCAGAGGGGTGGCGATTAGAGTTCCCACGTTTCTATCAAGGGACTAATAACATTTACGAAGTTACTCACTCTACCACCGAGGGCGGTGAACGAATGATAAACTATTCAGTAGAATGGGACGGTATACTCAAGGCCAACCGTTGGACCTGCTACGAGATGTACAACAAGATTATGCAGAAGAATGTGGAACGGAAGAACGACTTTAAGCAGGACCCCGATATTCCATCGGACGTACAGACCACCCTCAAAGACTACTCTGGCAGTGGGTTTGCCCGTGGACACCTCTGCCCATCAGGCGACAGACTCTACTCCCGAGAGCAGAACAAACAGACTTTCTACCTGAGCAACATGCAGCCCCAGATACAAGGACACAACGGTGGTATATGGCAACAGCTCGAAGATAAGGTACGCTCGTGGGCTGGCAATTGCGACACACTCTATGTAGTCAAGGCTGCCACTATCGACAAAGCTGAGCATATTTGCAACGAGGCAGACCTCAAAGAGATTGCCAATAAAGAGAAGAAACCAAAAAAGCTCCATTTCCCTGGCATTGTGCCCAAATACTTCTATATGGCACTGATGGCTTACGACAAGAAGACCAACACTTATCGTGCCCTCGGCATTTGGTCGCCTCACTATAATGGCAGTGAGCCCGAGTACATTACCATCGAGGAACTTCAACGCCGCACTGGTATCGACTTCTTCTGTAACCTCGACGATGAAATCGAGAAGGCTGTAGAAAGCACCGTAGACTCCAATTACTGGGGAATAATAAAATCTCTTCCTGCTTTCTTTTTCGAGTAA